The Pocillopora verrucosa isolate sample1 chromosome 2, ASM3666991v2, whole genome shotgun sequence genome has a segment encoding these proteins:
- the LOC136279206 gene encoding uncharacterized protein — MATFRKACELLIASFDDGDISEDEFLLLYDANISKNFDYPYQNYEDFDLEGLGESECLAEFRFRKRDIPILADVMGLPDSYRCEQGTVCDGIEGLCLLLRRLAYPCRYSDLIHRFGRPVPEICMITNYVMETVYSLHHHRLTAWNHTLMSPPLLQRYADAIQRKGSPLPNCFGFIDGTVRPICRPQENQGIVYNGHKRVHGLKYQSVALPCGMIANMYGPVGNGNYSFQVSIINSCEIHN, encoded by the coding sequence ATGGCTACCTTTAGAAAGGCTTGTGAATTGTTGATCGCAAGTTtcgatgatggtgacatttCAGAAGATGAATTTTTACTGTTGTATGATGCCAACATTTCAAAGAATTTCGATTATCCTTACCAGAATTACGAAGATTTTGACCTGGAAGGACTCGGTGAAAGTGAGTGCTTGGCAGAATTTCGTTTCCGAAAAAGGGACATACCAATTCTCGCAGACGTAATGGGGCTGCCTGATTCGTATCGATGTGAACAAGGGACTGTATGCGATGGAATTGAAGGCCTTTGTCTTTTGTTAAGAAGATTGGCGTACCCTTGTAGGTACAGTGACCTAATCCATCGTTTTGGCCGCCCAGTACCAGAAATTTGTATGATCACTAATTATGTAATGGAAACTGTGTACAGCTTACATCATCACCGTCTGACAGCATGGAACCACACCTTAATGAGCCCCCCTCTACTTCAGAGATATGCTGATGCCATACAAAGGAAAGGAAGTCCCCTGCCGAATTGCTTTGGCTTCATAGATGGTACAGTAAGACCCATTTGCCGACCACAAGAAAACCAAGGAATTGTGTACAACGGACACAAAAGAGTCCACGGATTGAAATACCAATCTGTTGCATTGCCCTGTGGTATGATAGCCAACATGTATGGGCCAGTAGGTAATGGAAATTATTCATTTCAAGTTTCAATAATAAATTCATGTGAAATACACAACTAG